A single window of Vibrio campbellii CAIM 519 = NBRC 15631 = ATCC 25920 DNA harbors:
- a CDS encoding monovalent cation:proton antiporter-2 (CPA2) family protein, which translates to MTGIFLQAFVYLVAAVIAVPLAKRLGLGSVLGYLIAGVVIGPIIGLVGEETTTIQHFAEFGVVMMLFLVGLELEPKMLWAMRNRLMGLGGLQVGGTAALIMAIALYFEQPWTIALAIGLIFALSSTAIVLQTFNEKGLTKTEGGQNAFSVLLFQDIAVIPMLAFIPLLALPELVEQAQSAAQSAAEHHEELSLVAGLPGWAYGLVITASIAIVVVGGHFLSRPLFRYVASSGLREIFTATALMLVIGIAALMSLVGLSPALGTFLAGVMLANSEFRHELESNIEPFKGLLLGLFFITVGAGIDFSVLFSDFGLIIGLTLGVMALKAVILFVIALIFRIKGSNRWLFTLSLAQAGEFGFVLLSFSVQNHVIPFELSQTLALVVAISMFLTPGLFILFDKVILPRFESESNDRESDKIEEQGTVIIAGIGRFGQIVNRLLVSNGVETVVLDHQASQIDNMRQIGTRAYFGDATRPDMLHTAGIEHASALVVAIDNQEASVGLVKHVKHSYPNVTIIARAFDRGHGYLLRQAGADIIESETYHSALEIGGHAMKAIGIHPFYTEQQKSTYRRVECRKSDMLYEAWADDSEGERYDNNFRQLFIHLEERMAEEMQKDRHDKLSRSERGWTPPPKGYADDFNEENVQELNPCKEQPQ; encoded by the coding sequence ATTTGATTGCTGGCGTGGTTATTGGCCCAATCATTGGTCTGGTTGGTGAAGAAACGACGACAATCCAACACTTTGCCGAATTCGGTGTTGTGATGATGCTGTTCCTCGTAGGCTTGGAGCTTGAACCCAAAATGCTCTGGGCGATGCGAAACCGCTTGATGGGGCTCGGCGGCCTACAAGTTGGCGGTACAGCAGCACTGATCATGGCAATTGCACTGTACTTTGAACAACCATGGACCATCGCACTCGCGATCGGCTTAATTTTTGCGTTGTCATCCACTGCGATTGTTCTGCAAACCTTTAACGAGAAAGGGCTAACCAAGACCGAAGGCGGTCAAAATGCGTTCTCGGTACTGCTTTTTCAAGATATCGCGGTTATTCCAATGCTGGCATTTATTCCGCTATTAGCACTGCCGGAACTCGTAGAGCAGGCGCAATCTGCAGCTCAATCGGCGGCTGAACATCATGAAGAGCTCAGCCTAGTCGCAGGTCTTCCTGGTTGGGCGTACGGTCTTGTGATCACCGCTTCTATTGCCATAGTGGTGGTTGGTGGACACTTCCTAAGTCGTCCGCTGTTCCGCTACGTTGCGAGCTCTGGATTGCGAGAAATCTTTACCGCCACCGCATTAATGCTGGTGATCGGCATTGCGGCCTTAATGAGCTTAGTTGGTCTATCCCCTGCTTTAGGCACTTTCTTGGCAGGTGTTATGCTGGCGAACAGTGAATTCCGCCACGAATTGGAATCCAACATTGAGCCATTTAAAGGCCTATTGCTTGGTCTGTTCTTTATCACCGTAGGTGCAGGCATCGACTTCTCAGTACTGTTCAGCGACTTTGGTTTGATCATCGGCCTGACACTCGGGGTAATGGCTCTGAAAGCGGTAATTCTGTTTGTCATCGCCCTAATCTTTCGTATTAAAGGCAGCAACCGTTGGTTATTTACACTGAGCTTGGCACAAGCGGGTGAATTTGGCTTTGTATTACTGAGCTTCTCAGTGCAAAACCATGTAATACCATTTGAGCTTTCACAGACTCTGGCGCTGGTTGTTGCGATTTCAATGTTCCTAACACCGGGATTATTCATCCTGTTCGATAAAGTCATACTTCCTCGCTTTGAGAGTGAATCGAACGATCGCGAAAGTGATAAGATTGAAGAACAAGGCACCGTGATCATTGCTGGTATAGGCCGCTTTGGTCAGATCGTAAACCGCTTATTAGTATCCAATGGCGTGGAAACGGTTGTTCTTGACCACCAAGCAAGCCAAATCGATAACATGCGTCAAATCGGCACACGAGCTTACTTTGGCGACGCGACTCGTCCCGATATGCTGCACACGGCGGGTATTGAACACGCTTCAGCACTTGTGGTGGCGATTGATAACCAAGAGGCCAGCGTTGGATTGGTAAAACACGTGAAGCATAGCTACCCGAATGTGACCATCATTGCACGTGCATTCGATCGTGGTCATGGTTATCTGCTGCGCCAAGCTGGAGCCGACATCATTGAGTCGGAGACTTACCATTCTGCATTAGAAATTGGTGGACATGCAATGAAAGCCATCGGCATACACCCGTTCTACACTGAGCAACAGAAATCAACGTATCGACGCGTCGAATGCCGTAAGTCTGACATGCTGTATGAAGCATGGGCCGATGACTCTGAGGGAGAACGTTATGATAACAACTTCCGTCAGCTGTTTATTCACCTTGAAGAGAGAATGGCTGAAGAGATGCAGAAAGATCGTCATGACAAACTTTCTCGCTCAGAACGTGGTTGGACACCGCCACCAAAAGGGTATGCGGATGACTTCAACGAAGAAAACGTTCAAGAGCTGAACCCTTGCAAAGAACAGCCTCAATAA
- a CDS encoding LysR family transcriptional regulator, translating into MNKLRLMSLFVHIVECGSISKAAEKLELSKSVLSSALKQLEQELDTCLLKRTTRRQTLTSAGERFYKQCAQMTKQAEEAWLEAAELKQVPMGTLTVTAPNALMRSIVLPALTEAFAQYPDVHLNLVSDDKHVDIVQQDIDLAVRVGASGDSNIKQRKVGQFCDVLCRAKGTHMDIESASYIAQHWQIEPIAHNFALNGQDHLVQYSVKHRANTVFDVASLLEMGLGFGILPDFMLDSNPLLEPVPDAKASKANPIYVLHPYHAHVPMSVTLAIKAIEDRIEEVISCEN; encoded by the coding sequence ATGAATAAGCTGCGGTTAATGTCTCTGTTCGTTCATATTGTGGAGTGTGGCTCAATCTCGAAAGCAGCAGAGAAGTTGGAACTTTCCAAGTCGGTGCTCAGCTCTGCCCTTAAGCAGCTCGAGCAAGAGCTAGATACGTGTTTACTCAAGCGTACGACGAGGAGACAAACATTGACCTCTGCGGGCGAACGTTTTTATAAACAATGTGCGCAGATGACAAAACAGGCAGAAGAGGCGTGGTTAGAAGCGGCAGAGTTAAAGCAAGTCCCAATGGGCACTCTTACCGTTACCGCGCCAAATGCGTTGATGCGTTCTATAGTATTGCCTGCTTTAACGGAGGCTTTTGCACAGTACCCTGATGTGCATTTAAATTTAGTCAGCGACGATAAGCATGTTGATATTGTTCAGCAGGATATTGATCTTGCAGTGAGAGTTGGAGCATCTGGAGACTCGAATATTAAACAACGTAAAGTAGGGCAGTTTTGCGATGTGTTATGCCGAGCTAAAGGGACGCATATGGATATTGAGAGTGCTTCTTATATCGCTCAACACTGGCAGATAGAACCGATTGCTCATAACTTCGCTCTGAATGGGCAAGATCACCTAGTGCAATACTCAGTAAAGCATCGTGCAAACACCGTGTTCGATGTGGCGAGTCTTCTAGAAATGGGACTAGGCTTTGGGATCCTGCCAGATTTTATGCTGGACTCGAATCCACTTCTTGAACCTGTGCCTGATGCGAAAGCATCGAAAGCGAACCCGATTTACGTGTTGCATCCTTACCATGCACATGTGCCGATGTCGGTGACATTAGCGATAAAGGCAATTGAAGATCGTATCGAAGAAGTGATTTCATGTGAAAACTGA
- a CDS encoding YybH family protein has product MTQSALERAQAGISEWQIAFNNQDAAGCAAQYTEDCIMVAKPFGTFEGREAIQGFWQNIMDQGFNSVDYTNTKWEKDSENGYILTSDWTMNKAFGVVHKELWEVQEDGKSRLTYDEFEVLGER; this is encoded by the coding sequence ATGACTCAATCAGCTTTAGAACGTGCACAAGCAGGTATCTCAGAATGGCAAATCGCTTTTAACAATCAAGATGCTGCAGGTTGTGCGGCGCAGTACACTGAAGACTGCATTATGGTAGCAAAACCATTTGGCACATTTGAAGGACGCGAAGCGATCCAAGGTTTTTGGCAAAACATCATGGACCAAGGCTTCAATAGCGTCGATTACACCAACACTAAGTGGGAAAAAGACAGCGAAAATGGCTACATTCTTACGTCAGATTGGACGATGAACAAAGCGTTCGGCGTGGTACACAAAGAATTGTGGGAAGTTCAAGAAGATGGCAAGTCTCGTCTTACTTACGATGAGTTCGAAGTGCTTGGCGAGCGATAA
- a CDS encoding permease yields MNPEIMTMAKEALDMFAFLATELIILFLAISYIVGVLQDFLTPEKIQSILSSKKGKGYFIAALLGSITPFCSCSTIPFLKGLLRARAGFGPMMVFLFASPLLNPVIIGLFVVTFGWQLAVFYFAVAMAVSVVAGYVLEKLGFERYVKPEAYEASGTSSCGTSCGDSSKKKEQAKPVSNCSTSTCGESAPVAAKTSCCGDSAPKAEPKVEVSCCSSDGTATATMVEEKKPNRWVRIWHSTWKDFKQVFPYLMMGIAIGSFIYGFIPTDLIAEYAGEGKWYAIPVAAIIGIPLYIRAEAVIPLSAALVQKGMALGSVMALIIGSAGASLTEVILLKSIFKNQMIASFLFVILSMAMGAGYLYTFIFA; encoded by the coding sequence ATGAATCCAGAAATCATGACCATGGCTAAAGAAGCGCTTGATATGTTTGCGTTTCTTGCAACCGAACTCATCATCCTATTCCTAGCGATTAGTTACATTGTGGGTGTGTTACAAGATTTTCTAACGCCAGAAAAAATTCAATCTATCTTGAGTTCTAAAAAGGGTAAGGGCTACTTCATTGCAGCTTTGCTAGGTTCGATTACGCCTTTCTGCTCGTGTTCAACCATTCCTTTCTTAAAAGGCTTGTTGCGTGCAAGAGCAGGTTTTGGACCTATGATGGTGTTCCTATTTGCTAGCCCACTGCTTAACCCTGTGATTATTGGTTTGTTTGTGGTGACTTTTGGCTGGCAACTTGCAGTATTCTATTTTGCTGTAGCGATGGCAGTGTCTGTAGTTGCAGGTTATGTACTTGAAAAGCTGGGGTTTGAGCGCTACGTAAAGCCAGAAGCGTACGAAGCATCAGGCACCTCTTCATGTGGTACATCTTGCGGTGATTCAAGCAAGAAAAAAGAACAAGCGAAACCAGTATCAAACTGCAGTACCAGCACTTGTGGCGAGTCTGCACCAGTTGCAGCAAAAACATCTTGTTGTGGTGATAGCGCACCAAAAGCAGAGCCAAAAGTGGAAGTGTCTTGCTGTTCATCAGATGGTACTGCGACAGCAACGATGGTCGAAGAGAAGAAACCAAACCGTTGGGTTCGTATTTGGCACTCTACTTGGAAAGACTTTAAACAAGTGTTCCCTTACCTAATGATGGGTATTGCGATTGGTTCATTCATTTATGGCTTCATCCCAACGGATCTTATTGCGGAATACGCGGGTGAAGGCAAGTGGTATGCGATTCCAGTCGCTGCAATTATTGGTATTCCGTTGTACATTCGTGCTGAGGCTGTGATTCCACTAAGCGCTGCTTTAGTACAAAAAGGCATGGCATTAGGTTCAGTCATGGCACTTATCATTGGTAGCGCAGGCGCAAGTCTTACAGAAGTGATTTTATTGAAATCAATCTTTAAGAACCAAATGATTGCATCCTTCCTATTTGTCATCCTAAGCATGGCAATGGGGGCCGGTTACTTGTATACCTTTATCTTCGCTTAA
- a CDS encoding ArsR/SmtB family transcription factor: MELEAVAKALKELGHPTRLCIYKEVVKAGYEGIAVGGVQDKLGIPASTLSHHISSLASAGLISQRREGRTLYCVAEYECLDTVIGFLRDECCINENC, encoded by the coding sequence ATGGAACTCGAAGCTGTAGCAAAAGCGCTCAAAGAGCTAGGACACCCTACCCGTTTATGTATCTATAAAGAGGTGGTTAAAGCCGGCTATGAAGGTATCGCTGTTGGTGGTGTGCAAGACAAACTCGGCATTCCTGCCTCTACTCTTTCTCATCACATCTCGAGCCTTGCCTCAGCGGGCTTGATCAGTCAGCGCCGTGAAGGTCGTACTTTGTACTGTGTTGCTGAGTATGAGTGCTTAGATACGGTGATTGGCTTCCTACGCGACGAGTGTTGCATCAATGAAAACTGCTAA
- a CDS encoding GNAT family N-acetyltransferase, with the protein MISLRELTKENYLDCIRLNLHPDQEENLASNAITIAQSRFETDYRLKVIYEQETVIGLLAFCHEDEPLDYSIYWLFRFMIDKDHQNKGYGKQVLSILVEEVKQLGGKTLLTMHKPTNQQASKLYHAFGFHEDGVLDDGDISLRLGLI; encoded by the coding sequence ATGATCTCACTAAGAGAGCTCACCAAAGAAAACTACCTAGACTGTATTCGTCTCAACCTGCATCCTGACCAAGAAGAAAATCTTGCCTCCAACGCGATTACGATTGCTCAATCACGCTTTGAAACCGACTACCGGTTGAAAGTGATTTATGAGCAAGAGACGGTGATCGGTTTACTTGCGTTTTGCCATGAAGACGAACCACTCGATTACTCCATTTACTGGCTATTTCGTTTTATGATCGATAAAGATCATCAAAACAAAGGCTATGGAAAGCAGGTACTAAGTATACTTGTAGAAGAGGTGAAGCAACTTGGCGGTAAAACCCTACTCACAATGCATAAACCAACCAATCAGCAAGCCAGCAAGCTATATCATGCGTTCGGGTTTCATGAAGATGGCGTGCTTGATGATGGCGATATTTCATTAAGATTGGGGCTTATATAA
- a CDS encoding alpha-amylase family protein has translation MSGLQETQSTGANVILHAFDWKYADIAQRAAEISELGYGSVLVSPPMKSAQDERWWQRYQPQDYRVIDNALGNTTDFKNMVEALNRVGVLVYADVVFNHMANEAHLRSDLQYPRQAVMDDYQQNASKYQDLILFGDLSEPLFDENDFVEAFGITDWKDKWEVQNGRITGGSTDPGLPTLRVCHHVVEQQKAYLKALKSMGVKGFRIDAAKHMALEHLKQVWTEEITRDVHIFGEIITDGGATEEEYEIFLEPYLKETRLGAYDFPLFSTIFKAFSKKGSFKSLIDPYCFGQALSNRRAITFAITHDIPNNDVFLDLVMDEENEWLAYAYILGRDGGVPLIYTDLDTSGIRGVDGKPRWQNAWKDARMAKMLAFHNLVHGEPMTVLEGNDDMLVLQRGEKGILVMNKSSRPQSLKLSVTNTLVDMMTGEDVPCGEEIKVAAKSAMLLVER, from the coding sequence ATGAGTGGCTTACAGGAAACGCAATCAACAGGTGCAAATGTTATCTTGCACGCTTTTGATTGGAAGTATGCTGACATTGCCCAACGCGCAGCGGAGATCAGCGAGCTAGGTTATGGCTCGGTATTGGTTTCTCCGCCCATGAAAAGCGCACAAGATGAACGCTGGTGGCAGCGTTACCAACCTCAAGATTATCGTGTTATCGACAATGCACTCGGTAATACTACAGATTTTAAAAACATGGTTGAAGCACTCAACCGTGTAGGTGTATTGGTTTACGCCGATGTCGTCTTTAATCACATGGCGAACGAAGCCCATTTACGCTCGGATTTACAATATCCACGCCAAGCCGTGATGGACGATTACCAGCAAAATGCAAGCAAGTATCAAGATTTGATTCTATTCGGTGACTTGTCAGAACCGCTGTTTGATGAGAATGACTTTGTTGAGGCCTTTGGAATCACAGATTGGAAAGACAAATGGGAAGTCCAGAACGGACGAATCACCGGAGGTTCGACAGATCCAGGCTTACCGACCTTGCGTGTTTGTCATCATGTTGTTGAGCAACAAAAAGCTTACTTGAAGGCGCTCAAGTCAATGGGTGTGAAGGGTTTCCGTATTGATGCCGCAAAGCACATGGCGCTAGAGCACCTAAAACAAGTGTGGACAGAAGAGATAACACGAGACGTGCATATCTTTGGTGAGATCATTACCGATGGCGGTGCGACGGAAGAAGAGTATGAAATCTTTTTAGAGCCGTATTTGAAAGAGACACGCCTAGGAGCCTACGATTTTCCGCTGTTCTCTACCATCTTTAAGGCGTTCTCTAAGAAGGGCAGTTTTAAGTCTTTGATCGACCCGTACTGTTTTGGTCAGGCTTTATCTAACCGTCGAGCTATTACTTTCGCAATCACTCATGATATTCCAAACAATGATGTATTCCTGGATTTGGTCATGGATGAAGAGAACGAATGGCTAGCGTATGCTTATATCTTAGGGCGTGACGGTGGTGTTCCGCTTATCTACACGGATTTGGATACCAGTGGTATCAGGGGCGTGGATGGTAAACCAAGATGGCAGAATGCGTGGAAGGACGCACGTATGGCAAAGATGTTGGCATTCCATAATCTTGTTCATGGCGAGCCAATGACGGTACTGGAAGGTAACGACGATATGTTAGTGCTTCAGCGAGGTGAGAAGGGCATTTTAGTGATGAACAAGTCATCACGACCGCAGTCACTCAAGCTTAGTGTCACTAATACGCTGGTAGATATGATGACTGGCGAAGATGTGCCGTGTGGTGAGGAAATCAAAGTCGCCGCCAAATCAGCAATGTTGCTTGTAGAGAGATAA
- the ppiC gene encoding peptidylprolyl isomerase PpiC: MRDRHMANTAAALHILVKHKEQAEDIIQQLKKGAKFQTLAKKCSTCPSGKRGGDLGEFRRGQMVPQFDKVCFSGEVLTPHLVKTKFGWHVVKVLYRT; this comes from the coding sequence GTGAGAGACAGACATATGGCAAATACAGCAGCCGCTTTACACATTCTTGTAAAGCATAAAGAACAAGCTGAAGACATCATCCAGCAGCTTAAAAAAGGTGCTAAATTCCAGACATTGGCTAAGAAATGCTCGACTTGCCCATCTGGTAAACGTGGTGGCGACCTAGGTGAGTTTCGCCGCGGTCAGATGGTGCCACAGTTCGATAAAGTTTGTTTTTCAGGCGAGGTTCTAACGCCACACCTAGTCAAAACCAAATTCGGTTGGCACGTTGTGAAGGTGCTATACCGCACTTAA
- a CDS encoding chemotaxis protein, giving the protein MAKVASKANQSQGMLVFKLTLQQNFAIGTLKVREIVPYMPTTKIPYSHHHVIGTVTIRDLTVPVIDMSAAIGFRPIQQEEYQNCYLIVTDCLRTVVAFMVRSIEKIIECDWKTIETPPSSAGHNIFVTGITRYEEKIVQMLDVELLLSKIYPQYENTKIPMLTDIERERLKALNILLVDDSSIARKQLSDALDRINIPYQICKNGTDALDLMKRDAEANRPIDLLVSDIEMPGLDGYELAFEVQNDSALNNSYRILHTSLSSEICVDRAHQVGAHEALEKFNAGELIEAMLRGAKELEAKAMAS; this is encoded by the coding sequence ATGGCAAAAGTCGCAAGTAAAGCGAACCAATCTCAAGGCATGTTGGTGTTTAAACTCACCCTGCAACAGAACTTCGCAATTGGCACACTTAAAGTCCGTGAGATTGTTCCTTACATGCCAACAACCAAGATTCCATATTCTCATCACCATGTGATTGGAACGGTCACGATTCGTGATTTGACAGTGCCAGTGATTGATATGTCTGCCGCCATTGGATTTCGCCCAATTCAGCAAGAGGAATACCAAAACTGCTACTTGATTGTGACGGATTGCTTGCGCACTGTTGTGGCTTTCATGGTTCGGAGTATTGAGAAAATCATTGAATGTGATTGGAAAACCATTGAAACACCACCATCAAGCGCCGGTCACAATATCTTTGTCACGGGCATTACTCGCTATGAAGAAAAAATCGTCCAAATGTTGGACGTGGAGCTTCTTCTCTCGAAGATCTACCCTCAATATGAAAACACCAAGATTCCGATGCTGACGGACATCGAACGTGAACGTCTGAAAGCCCTTAACATCCTTTTGGTGGACGATTCCTCGATTGCGCGTAAACAATTAAGCGATGCATTAGACCGCATCAACATCCCTTACCAGATTTGTAAGAACGGTACCGATGCGCTCGACTTAATGAAACGAGATGCTGAAGCCAACCGCCCTATTGATCTTCTAGTGAGCGATATTGAAATGCCAGGATTGGACGGTTACGAACTTGCGTTTGAAGTTCAAAATGATTCCGCGTTGAACAACTCTTACCGTATTCTTCACACCTCACTCTCCAGCGAGATTTGTGTCGACCGAGCACACCAAGTAGGCGCCCATGAAGCATTGGAAAAATTCAATGCAGGCGAATTGATTGAGGCGATGCTGCGCGGTGCAAAAGAGCTCGAAGCAAAAGCTATGGCTTCTTAG
- a CDS encoding ATP:cob(I)alamin adenosyltransferase has product MRPVSKELGEICYPFIYEDSPVCDFEITADELCSRIGLILSMELDDFSRDILTRMQPNVYHVNGSIRGKLAITEAEVDELKADYDTIKARIDGGFKGFVLPGGHPTSSQLHLCRCQAKKVVRALVAVEHSGKKQPDSILFRYSNLLANVLYSLASYINHIYQVEETEFVSRSYTMPSK; this is encoded by the coding sequence ATGAGACCAGTAAGCAAGGAACTTGGCGAGATTTGTTACCCATTCATCTATGAAGACAGTCCGGTCTGTGATTTTGAGATTACTGCAGATGAACTGTGCAGCCGTATTGGACTTATCCTGTCGATGGAGTTGGATGACTTTAGCCGCGACATACTGACTCGAATGCAGCCAAACGTATACCATGTGAATGGCTCTATTCGCGGAAAGCTCGCGATTACAGAAGCGGAAGTCGATGAGCTAAAGGCCGATTACGATACTATCAAGGCTCGTATCGACGGCGGTTTTAAAGGGTTTGTGCTTCCTGGTGGTCACCCAACTTCCAGTCAACTGCATCTATGCCGCTGCCAAGCGAAGAAGGTGGTTCGTGCATTGGTTGCGGTTGAGCATTCAGGCAAGAAGCAACCCGACTCGATTTTGTTCCGTTATTCAAACCTGCTTGCGAATGTGCTCTATAGTCTTGCGTCTTACATCAACCATATTTATCAAGTTGAAGAAACCGAGTTTGTGTCTCGCAGCTACACAATGCCAAGTAAATAA
- the hutZ gene encoding heme utilization protein HutZ: MDQQVKQERLQGRLGPEIKEFRQERRTIQLATVDAEGRPNVSYAPYVQNQEGYFVLISQIARHARNLLENPNVSLMMIEDEDSSKQLFARKRLTFDAVATVVERDTEMWQQVVGQMKDRFGEIIDGLSQLEDFVLFNLKAEQGLFVKGFGQAYQVSGDDLVDFVHLQEGHKKIESA; this comes from the coding sequence ATGGATCAGCAAGTTAAACAAGAGCGTTTACAAGGTCGTCTAGGACCAGAAATTAAAGAGTTTCGTCAGGAGCGTCGTACCATTCAATTGGCAACCGTTGATGCGGAAGGCCGTCCAAATGTCAGCTACGCGCCGTACGTTCAAAACCAGGAAGGTTACTTCGTTCTTATTTCTCAGATCGCTCGTCACGCACGTAACCTACTAGAGAATCCGAACGTATCTTTGATGATGATTGAAGACGAAGATTCGTCGAAGCAGTTGTTCGCCCGTAAGCGTCTAACGTTTGATGCTGTTGCAACGGTTGTTGAGCGTGATACAGAGATGTGGCAACAAGTGGTTGGTCAAATGAAAGATCGTTTTGGCGAAATCATCGATGGCCTGAGCCAACTGGAAGACTTTGTACTGTTCAACTTGAAGGCAGAACAAGGTTTATTCGTGAAAGGCTTTGGTCAAGCTTACCAAGTTTCGGGTGATGATCTGGTTGATTTCGTTCACCTTCAAGAAGGTCACAAGAAAATCGAAAGCGCATAG
- the hutX gene encoding heme utilization cystosolic carrier protein HutX produces the protein MESIKQQVETLLEQEPQLLPAGMAERLGVSEFEVVAALPQEMVAVAPGEQAQSILEGLVGFGPVTTIVHSFGSIFEVKAPFPKGKIAHGYYNLMGREGELHGHLKLDNVRNVALVSKPFRGRESHYFGFFSECGSNIFKIYLGRNEKRELIEDQVTAFRAMQVELKK, from the coding sequence ATGGAATCAATCAAGCAACAGGTCGAAACTCTACTAGAGCAAGAGCCACAACTATTACCTGCTGGCATGGCAGAACGTCTTGGTGTATCAGAGTTTGAAGTGGTAGCTGCACTCCCTCAAGAGATGGTTGCAGTTGCTCCGGGTGAGCAAGCTCAGAGCATTTTAGAAGGTCTTGTTGGCTTTGGCCCTGTAACGACTATTGTTCACTCTTTTGGTTCTATCTTTGAAGTAAAAGCACCGTTCCCGAAAGGTAAAATTGCGCATGGTTACTACAACCTGATGGGCAGAGAAGGTGAGCTTCACGGTCACTTGAAACTTGATAACGTGAGAAACGTAGCGCTAGTGAGTAAGCCATTTAGAGGGCGTGAGAGCCACTACTTTGGCTTCTTCTCTGAATGCGGCAGCAATATCTTCAAGATTTATCTAGGCCGTAACGAAAAACGTGAACTGATTGAAGATCAAGTAACGGCCTTCCGTGCAATGCAAGTAGAGCTGAAAAAGTAG
- the hutW gene encoding heme anaerobic degradation radical SAM methyltransferase ChuW/HutW, which produces MSVEIYKFDESILGSDSPDPLRFAFVKKHSAHAGGSSIPVPPPQQDDILSRITSEAAKNNKRCLYIHVPFCRVRCTFCNFFQNAASRKLVDEYFDALMKELREKAAMPWTQSGIFHAVYIGGGTPTDLSPEQIRILGQTIHDYFPLAADCEITLEGRINRFTDELYQGALDGGFNRFSFGVQSFNTQVRRSAKRLDEREDVLNRVSELAKEDKIPVIIDLLYGLPYQTKEVLEQDLNDFMSTGAHGLDLYQLVVGGTAPMLNLVEKGKIPPPATTPEKAGMYELGVKFMAKHHMKQLSVNHWAIDNRERSLYNSLAKTYAEVLPVGCGAGGNIGGYGMMLHRTLDTYVKAVNEGQSTIAMMMKQSPLEPLFSALKSGFDRGIVQASKLPAFMGEDTFSFLMSLFKVWHDKGLVELQERSLVLTLAGSFWAVSLAQACIQVLTSEMNENVPKVSNN; this is translated from the coding sequence ATGAGCGTCGAGATTTATAAATTTGACGAATCAATTCTTGGAAGTGATAGCCCCGATCCGCTGCGTTTTGCGTTTGTGAAAAAACACTCTGCGCACGCGGGTGGTAGCAGCATACCTGTACCACCGCCGCAACAAGATGACATTCTGTCGCGGATCACTTCAGAAGCAGCAAAGAACAACAAACGCTGTCTGTATATTCATGTGCCGTTCTGCCGTGTACGTTGTACTTTCTGTAACTTCTTCCAAAACGCTGCCAGCCGTAAGTTAGTCGATGAGTACTTTGATGCTCTGATGAAAGAGTTGAGAGAGAAGGCGGCAATGCCTTGGACACAAAGTGGCATCTTCCATGCGGTTTATATTGGTGGTGGCACGCCAACCGATTTATCTCCTGAGCAGATTCGTATTCTTGGCCAGACTATTCACGACTATTTCCCTTTGGCTGCGGACTGCGAAATTACCCTTGAAGGACGCATTAATCGCTTTACTGACGAGTTGTATCAGGGAGCGCTAGACGGTGGCTTTAACCGCTTCTCCTTTGGTGTGCAAAGTTTCAATACCCAAGTCCGTCGCAGTGCTAAGCGTCTGGACGAACGTGAAGATGTATTGAACCGTGTCAGTGAACTTGCCAAAGAGGACAAAATTCCCGTCATTATCGACCTGCTTTACGGCTTGCCTTACCAAACCAAAGAAGTGCTCGAACAAGACTTAAACGACTTTATGTCCACTGGCGCGCACGGTTTGGATCTATACCAACTGGTTGTTGGCGGAACAGCCCCAATGCTGAACCTAGTAGAGAAGGGCAAGATTCCACCACCTGCCACTACGCCAGAAAAAGCGGGCATGTACGAACTGGGCGTGAAATTCATGGCTAAGCACCACATGAAGCAGCTTAGCGTGAACCACTGGGCGATCGATAACCGTGAACGCAGCTTATACAACAGCCTAGCGAAGACCTATGCAGAAGTATTGCCTGTCGGTTGTGGTGCGGGCGGTAACATAGGTGGTTACGGCATGATGCTGCACCGCACGCTAGACACTTACGTTAAAGCTGTAAATGAAGGGCAGAGCACCATCGCAATGATGATGAAGCAAAGCCCACTTGAGCCGCTATTCTCAGCGCTGAAGTCGGGTTTTGATCGAGGCATTGTTCAAGCAAGCAAACTCCCAGCATTTATGGGCGAAGACACCTTCAGTTTCCTGATGTCACTATTCAAAGTTTGGCATGACAAGGGCTTAGTTGAGCTACAAGAGCGCAGTTTAGTACTGACGTTAGCAGGTAGCTTCTGGGCGGTGTCTCTGGCTCAGGCATGTATTCAGGTACTGACTTCTGAAATGAACGAAAACGTACCAAAAGTATCTAATAATTAA